The proteins below come from a single Brevundimonas sp. LM2 genomic window:
- a CDS encoding mannitol dehydrogenase family protein: protein MSPRLSDATLAGLPAEVERPGYDRAAVTTGVVHLGIGAFHRAHQAVVFDDALRSGDRRWSVLGVSLRSPGVRDQLQPQDGLYSLRVRDGSAETVRIIGAVRRVLVAPEDPGAVVVAMASADVHLVTLTVTEKGYRLDPATGALIQTDPDILADIADPARPRTAPGFLVAALAERRRRGLPPFTVISCDNLPHNGARVRAAVLGLAERIDPDLAAWIAEQGAFPATMVDRIVPATTPDDIAALTERLGVEDAGMVKTEPFTQWVIEDRFAGPRPDFAALGVQLTGAVAPWEDAKLRLLNGAHSAIAYLGGLAGHDFVHRVVGETAFAAFVERLWDEAQTTLNPPPGLDIPAYRAALMARFRNEALQHRTRQIAMDGSQKLPQRLLATMADCLAANQGIDALALAVAGWIRWQAGVTETGETFVVDDPLADRLRDCLAGAATVEARVQAVIDRSGVVPPSLAGDMRFAAAVTQALAQIESRGVLTAIG from the coding sequence GTGAGCCCGCGCCTGTCCGACGCCACCCTGGCCGGCCTGCCGGCCGAGGTCGAACGCCCGGGCTATGATCGCGCGGCGGTCACGACCGGCGTGGTCCATCTGGGCATCGGGGCCTTTCACCGCGCCCACCAGGCGGTGGTGTTCGACGACGCCCTGCGCAGCGGCGACCGGCGCTGGAGCGTGCTGGGAGTCTCGCTGCGCTCGCCCGGGGTACGCGATCAGCTGCAGCCTCAGGACGGCCTGTACAGCCTGCGGGTCCGGGACGGCTCGGCGGAGACGGTGCGCATCATCGGCGCGGTCCGGCGCGTCCTGGTCGCCCCCGAAGACCCGGGTGCCGTGGTCGTCGCCATGGCCTCGGCCGACGTCCACCTCGTCACCCTGACGGTGACGGAGAAAGGCTATCGCCTCGATCCCGCGACCGGTGCGCTGATCCAGACCGATCCGGACATTCTGGCCGACATCGCCGACCCGGCCCGGCCCCGTACCGCCCCGGGCTTCCTGGTCGCGGCCCTGGCCGAGCGTCGTCGCCGGGGCCTGCCCCCCTTCACGGTGATCTCGTGCGACAACCTTCCGCACAACGGCGCGCGGGTGCGGGCGGCTGTGCTGGGTCTGGCGGAACGGATCGATCCGGACCTGGCCGCCTGGATCGCGGAGCAGGGGGCCTTCCCCGCCACCATGGTCGATCGCATCGTGCCGGCCACGACGCCGGACGACATCGCGGCCCTGACTGAGCGGCTGGGCGTCGAGGACGCCGGCATGGTCAAGACCGAGCCCTTCACCCAGTGGGTCATCGAGGACCGGTTCGCCGGGCCCCGGCCTGACTTCGCGGCCCTGGGCGTGCAGCTGACCGGCGCCGTCGCCCCGTGGGAGGACGCCAAGCTGCGCCTGCTGAACGGGGCCCATTCCGCCATCGCCTATCTGGGCGGTCTGGCGGGGCATGACTTCGTGCATCGGGTCGTGGGCGAGACCGCGTTCGCCGCCTTCGTCGAGCGGCTGTGGGACGAGGCGCAGACGACGCTGAACCCGCCGCCGGGCCTCGATATTCCCGCCTATCGGGCGGCCCTGATGGCCCGGTTTCGCAACGAAGCCCTGCAGCATCGTACCCGCCAGATCGCGATGGACGGGTCGCAGAAACTGCCGCAGCGCCTGCTGGCGACGATGGCCGACTGCTTGGCCGCCAATCAGGGCATCGACGCCCTGGCCCTGGCGGTGGCGGGCTGGATCCGCTGGCAGGCGGGGGTCACCGAAACCGGTGAGACCTTCGTGGTCGATGATCCGCTTGCCGATCGGCTGCGGGACTGTCTGGCGGGGGCCGCCACGGTCGAGGCGCGCGTCCAGGCGGTGATCGACCGCTCGGGCGTCGTCCCGCCGAGCCTGGCCGGCGATATGCGGTTCGCGGCCGCCGTTACCCAGGCTCTGGCGCAGATTGAGTCCCGGGG